From Larus michahellis chromosome 8, bLarMic1.1, whole genome shotgun sequence, one genomic window encodes:
- the DRG2 gene encoding developmentally-regulated GTP-binding protein 2 isoform X1, with protein MGILEKISEIEKEIARTQKNKATEYHLGLLKAKLAKYRAQLLEPSKSSAAKGEGFDVMKSGDARVALIGFPSVGKSTFLSLMTSTASEAASYEFTTLTCIPGVIEYKGANIQLLDLPGIIEGAAQGKGRGRQVIAVARTADVVIMMLDATKGEVQRALLEKELESVGIRLNKSKPNIYFKPKKGGGISFNSTVTLTQCSEKLVQLILHEYKIFNAEVLFREDCSPDEFIDVIVGNRVYMPCLYVYNKIDQISMEEVDRLARRPHSVVISCGMKLNLDYLLEKLWEYLALTCIYTKKRGQRPDFTDAIILRKGASVEHVCHRIHRSLASQFKYALVWGTSTKYSPQRVGLTHMMEHEDVIQIVKK; from the exons CCACTGAGTACCACCTCGGCCTGCTGAAGGCAAAGCTTGCAAAATACAGAGCTCAGTTGCTAGAACCGTCCAAATCCTCAGCTGCTAAAGGGGAAGGCTTCGATGTGATGAAATCTGGCGATGCCCGGGTGGCACTGATCGGTTTTCCTTCTGTGGGTAAG TCCACGTTTTTGAGTTTAATGACCTCAACTGCCAGCGAAGCTGCCTCTTACGAGTTCACAACCCTGACGTGTATCCCAGGAGTCATAGAA TACAAAGGAGCCAATATTCAGCTTCTGGATCTGCCCGGAATCATCGAAGGAGCAGCACAAG GGAAGGGCAGAGGTCGGCAGGTGATAGCTGTGGCCAGGACAGCAGACGTCGTTATTATGATGCTGGATGCCACAAAGGGTGAAGTGCAGCG GGCACTGCTGGAGAAAGAACTGGAATCTGTAGGAATCCGgctgaacaaaagcaaaccaaatatCTACTTCAAG CCGAAGAAGGGTGGAGGTATCTCCTTCAACTCAACTGTCACGTTGACTCAGTGCTCCGAGAAGTTGGTGCAGCTCATCCTCCATGAATATA AAATCTTCAACGCTGAGGTCCTCTTCAGAGAGGATTGTTCCCCTGATGAGTTCATTGATGTGATTGTAGGCAACAGGGTCTACATGCCGTGCCTCTAC GTTTATAACAAGATTGACCAGATATCTATGGAGGAAGTGGATCGTCTTGCTCGGAGACCCCACAGCGTTGTAATCAG CTGTGGCATGAAGCTGAACCTGGACTACTTGCTGGAGAAGCTCTGGGAATACCTGGCACTTACCTGCATCTACACCAAGAAACGAGGAC AGAGACCAGACTTTACAGATGCCATTATTCTACGGAAAGGGGCCTCTGTGGAACATGTG TGCCATCGAATTCACAGATCATTAGCCAGCCAGTTCAAATATGCCTTGGTGTGG GGGACAAGCACAAAATACAGCCCTCAAAGGGTGGGTTTAACCCATATGATGGAGCATGAAGATGTCATTCAGATCGTAAAGAAGTAA
- the DRG2 gene encoding developmentally-regulated GTP-binding protein 2 isoform X2 produces MGILEKISEIEKEIARTQKNKATEYHLGLLKAKLAKYRAQLLEPSKSSAAKGEGFDVMKSGDARVALIGFPSVGKSTFLSLMTSTASEAASYEFTTLTCIPGVIEYKGANIQLLDLPGIIEGAAQGKGRGRQVIAVARTADVVIMMLDATKGEVQRALLEKELESVGIRLNKSKPNIYFKPKKGGGISFNSTVTLTQCSEKLVQLILHEYKIFNAEVLFREDCSPDEFIDVIVGNRVYMPCLYVYNKIDQISMEEVDRLARRPHSVVISCGMKLNLDYLLEKLWEYLALTCIYTKKRGLPSNSQIISQPVQICLGVGDKHKIQPSKGGFNPYDGA; encoded by the exons CCACTGAGTACCACCTCGGCCTGCTGAAGGCAAAGCTTGCAAAATACAGAGCTCAGTTGCTAGAACCGTCCAAATCCTCAGCTGCTAAAGGGGAAGGCTTCGATGTGATGAAATCTGGCGATGCCCGGGTGGCACTGATCGGTTTTCCTTCTGTGGGTAAG TCCACGTTTTTGAGTTTAATGACCTCAACTGCCAGCGAAGCTGCCTCTTACGAGTTCACAACCCTGACGTGTATCCCAGGAGTCATAGAA TACAAAGGAGCCAATATTCAGCTTCTGGATCTGCCCGGAATCATCGAAGGAGCAGCACAAG GGAAGGGCAGAGGTCGGCAGGTGATAGCTGTGGCCAGGACAGCAGACGTCGTTATTATGATGCTGGATGCCACAAAGGGTGAAGTGCAGCG GGCACTGCTGGAGAAAGAACTGGAATCTGTAGGAATCCGgctgaacaaaagcaaaccaaatatCTACTTCAAG CCGAAGAAGGGTGGAGGTATCTCCTTCAACTCAACTGTCACGTTGACTCAGTGCTCCGAGAAGTTGGTGCAGCTCATCCTCCATGAATATA AAATCTTCAACGCTGAGGTCCTCTTCAGAGAGGATTGTTCCCCTGATGAGTTCATTGATGTGATTGTAGGCAACAGGGTCTACATGCCGTGCCTCTAC GTTTATAACAAGATTGACCAGATATCTATGGAGGAAGTGGATCGTCTTGCTCGGAGACCCCACAGCGTTGTAATCAG CTGTGGCATGAAGCTGAACCTGGACTACTTGCTGGAGAAGCTCTGGGAATACCTGGCACTTACCTGCATCTACACCAAGAAACGAGGAC TGCCATCGAATTCACAGATCATTAGCCAGCCAGTTCAAATATGCCTTGGTGTGG GGGACAAGCACAAAATACAGCCCTCAAAGGGTGGGTTTAACCCATATGATGGAGCATGA